Proteins encoded in a region of the Euleptes europaea isolate rEulEur1 chromosome 3, rEulEur1.hap1, whole genome shotgun sequence genome:
- the B9D2 gene encoding B9 domain-containing protein 2: MAETLGRSVDSHGNWAWEAPEDSEEEVPKIPWGRGLKENEWVVQWAAVGSRVWVARWPKFHIQVWHQDSFGHCELYDYSFCHVPSRPGFHQLDCMTWRPLGSWQEQLSQCFMGGGPQLLNSDLIYTGADRYRLQTCAMGTVHLQLAVLLRNFDRYGIEA; this comes from the exons ATGGCGGAAACGCTCGGCCGAAGTGTG GATTCCCACGGCAACTGGGCCTGGGAAGCGCCTGAGGATAGCGAAGAGGAGGTTCCCAAGAttccatgggggagggggttgaaggAAAACGAGTGGGTTGTCCAGTGGGCAGCAGTAGGTTCCCGCGTGTGGGTTGCAC GCTGGCCCAAATTCCACATCCAGGTGTGGCACCAAGACTCCTTTGGGCACTGCGAGCTCTATGACTATAGCTTCTGCCACGTACCCTCGCGCCCCGGCTTCCACCAGCTGGACTGCATGACTTGGCGCCCCCTGGGCTCCTGGCAGGAGCAGCTCTCCCAGTGCTTCATGGGTGGTGGCCCTCAGTTGCTCAATAGCGACCTGATCTACACGGGGGCCGACCGCTATCGCCTGCAGACATGCGCTATGGGCACTGTCCACTTGCAGCTAGCCGTTCTCCTGCGGAACTTTGACCGCTATGGCATCGAGGCATGA